In Nitrososphaerota archaeon, one genomic interval encodes:
- a CDS encoding sulfite exporter TauE/SafE family protein: SQVALMLTISSMIGILIAVPIALLLPIFYFRLYIGILIVTMGVIIVSKYNSRSKFSWKKIMGLGSLAAFNKGLSGGGYGPIIVSGQMLSGIDTKNSIGITALSEGATCFIGVITYFVLGTHIDWVLAPYLLIGSSISVPISVYSVKKIPLKRLTLIIGLATIILGTFSLIQLFR, encoded by the coding sequence TCACAAGTTGCCTTGATGCTTACAATATCGAGCATGATCGGGATATTAATCGCAGTTCCAATAGCACTTTTGTTACCTATTTTTTACTTTAGACTTTACATTGGTATTTTGATTGTGACAATGGGCGTCATTATAGTTTCAAAGTATAACAGCCGTAGCAAGTTTTCTTGGAAGAAGATCATGGGACTTGGGAGTTTGGCTGCGTTCAATAAAGGATTATCCGGTGGAGGATACGGTCCCATTATAGTTTCTGGACAAATGTTGTCAGGTATAGATACGAAGAACTCTATTGGTATTACTGCATTATCCGAAGGAGCTACGTGTTTTATCGGCGTTATTACCTATTTCGTTCTCGGGACCCACATTGATTGGGTATTAGCACCATATCTACTGATTGGCTCATCAATTTCTGTCCCGATTTCAGTGTATTCGGTCAAAAAAATACCGTTAAAGCGTCTCACTTTGATTATAGGACTGGCTACAATTATACTTGGCACATTCTCGCTTATCCAATTATTCCGATAA